The window CGGTCATGGCCCTGCGGACATTGGTCTCAAACAGCTTTGGGTTATCCCTTAAAACCTGTGCAGCTTCATGGTTCAAGGGATCTTCAGAGTTTGGTTCCTGTGTGAACACAGAACATTCAGTTTAAGAGAATCAAATAATAACATAAACACAAAGCTTGATGATGTATCAGGCTAATTGTTTATACCGTGAAAAGATGGAAGAGTCCATAGATAACAGTGTTAATGTTAAGAACAGGTTTCCAGTCTTCACGCAAGATGTTGAGGCAAACGTTTCCTTCCAAATCAATATTGGGATGATAAACCTAAAAAACAGAATACAAAACATCTTTACATACATAAACAAGTAACATTCCAAGAAGGAGATGAAACTATAAGGATCCAACCTTGGTTTTGCATTTAACTTTAGGAGCTTCGTGTGGATACACAGGAGAAACTTGGAACGTGAAAGCAAACGTACCATTACTGTATTAATTCACAAGAAAGAAACAAATGAGTTTCCGAACCATTACAAGTGtgagaagaaaaaacaaagctGGACTTAACTGGTAGTAACCATCATCAGGTTTAATGGAGACTTCAAAGTTCATCAAATCATCTTTGCCATTGGGAAAAGATATCGTGCAAGAGCTCGGAAGGTTCAGCTCTGATATATCTAcaccaaatcaaaaaaaaaaaaaaaactagcatTAGGAAGAGAGcataagaaagaaagataaaaagggaATATAAAGAAGACCTTTGTGAAGACGAAGTTCACCAGCAGATTGCTTCTTGACAgaagctcctcctcctcctcctctactAGCGTTCTGAGCTTGTTCTCTTTGCTTCTCCTTTACTTTAAACAACCCAATCATTGCTTCTTCTTATAACCTAACCTCTCTGAGAAACTCTTCTTACACAACAGCTGTCACAAATCATTGTTAGATCAACTGATTCTTAATGTGATGTTTGATCAAAACAAGGTCAAGATTCGAAGTCGGGAAAGCTATCAGACTTTCAAACAATACAACACTTGAAGAAGATCCCTAACTCAGAAATGAAAACTTCATATTGGGGGTATATGATAGGATATACACGAAAGTGTTGATAAGTCCGTATAGGTAGTCAAGATAAGGCTAAATCTTAGAGTGAATCTTATTGTTACGTGGAGATCACGTCGACTCTCATGTTGTATAAATACTCAGCCATTGGCTTTCTAATAAACAACACACATACAGTACACAAAtctacatggtatcagagcggaaGATTCTGAAACTCTGATCTTTCGTTCCTTATTAGCGTAGAGAGTCATGGCTGATACTGTAGCTGTTCAAAGGAAGGGTGAAGCGACGTCAAGCTCACCTTACATGTTGTATGGTTCCGACAATCCAGGGGCCGTGATTTGCTCTGTCAAGTTGAACGGAGTGAATTACAATGAATGGTCTTCAGAGATGGTTAATGCTCTGCAAGCCAAGCGTAAATTGGGTTTCATTAGGGG of the Brassica rapa cultivar Chiifu-401-42 chromosome A03, CAAS_Brap_v3.01, whole genome shotgun sequence genome contains:
- the LOC103854419 gene encoding NEDD8-conjugating enzyme Ubc12, with amino-acid sequence MIGLFKVKEKQREQAQNASRGGGGGASVKKQSAGELRLHKDISELNLPSSCTISFPNGKDDLMNFEVSIKPDDGYYHNGTFAFTFQVSPVYPHEAPKVKCKTKVYHPNIDLEGNVCLNILREDWKPVLNINTVIYGLFHLFTEPNSEDPLNHEAAQVLRDNPKLFETNVRRAMTGGYVGQTFFPRCI